From one Magnolia sinica isolate HGM2019 chromosome 18, MsV1, whole genome shotgun sequence genomic stretch:
- the LOC131233200 gene encoding 3-ketoacyl-CoA synthase 1-like — MGSVEIDKERLTAEMAFKDPSSVVIKIRRRLPDFLQSVKLKYVRLGYRYTPKHALYLAISVFILTVAVTVQLTGLRFRNLSDVCSQFSLDRATGLAASSIAVFLLTVYWFKRPPPVYLVDFACFKPEDERKISNDSFLEMTETNGGFEEETIEFQKRISRRSGLGDETYLPRAITSRPPNLCMKEARLEAEAVMFGALDALFGKTGVRPRDVGILIVNCSLFNPTPSLSSMIVNHYKMRSDIKSFNLGGMGCSAGLISIDLAKDLLRANPNSYAVVVSTENITLNWYFGNDRSMLLCNCIFRMGCAAVLLSNKRKDRKRSKYQLIHTVRTHKGADDNSYNCVYQKEDGAGNVGVSLARELMAVAGDALKTNITTLGPLVLPLTEQFKFLFTLARRKFLRTRLKPYIPNFKLAFEHFCIHAGGRAVLDELQKNLQLSEWHMEPSRMTLHRFGNTSSSSLWYELAYTEAKGRVARGDRVWQIAFGSGFKCNSAVWKALRGISVEGGEWRANPWLDCVDSYPVKVPMA, encoded by the coding sequence ATGGGAAGCGTAGAGATAGATAAAGAGCGATTAACGGCCGAGATGGCCTTCAAGGACCCATCTTCCGTTGTCATCAAAATCCGGCGCAGACTGCCGGATTTTCTCCAATCTGTGAAGTTGAAGTACGTGAGATTGGGATATCGTTacacgcccaaacacgccctctATCTAGCAATATCCGTTTTTATCCTCACAGTAGCTGTAACTGTACAGCTGACCGGACTCCGGTTCAGGAATTTATCGGACGTATGCAGTCAATTCTCCTTAGACCGGGCCACCGGTTTGGCCGCTTCGTCCATTGCAGTCTTCCTACTCACCGTCTACTGGTTCAAACGCCCGCCGCCCGTCTACCTTGTCGACTTCGCATGCTTCAAGCCGGAGGACGAGCGTAAGATCTCGAACGATAGTTTCTTGGAGATGACGGAAACCAACGGCGGCTTCGAAGAGGAGACGATCGAGTTCCAGAAGCGGATTTCCCGACGGTCCGGTCTCGGAGACGAGACCTACTTGCCGCGTGCGATCACATCCCGACCGCCGAACCTCTGCATGAAGGAGGCCCGGCTCGAGGCGGAGGCAGTGATGTTCGGCGCGCTTGACGCGCTCTTTGGCAAGACCGGCGTCCGCCCGAGGGACGTCGGAATCTTGATCGTCAACTGCAGCTTGTTCAATCCCACGCCGTCTCTCTCGTCGATGATCGTGAACCATTACAAGATGCGCAGCGATATCAAGAGCTTCAACCTCGGCGGTATGGGCTGCAGCGCTGGCCTGATTTCGATCGACCTCGCCAAAGATCTCCTCCGTGCAAACCCGAATTCGTACGCGGTCGTTGTCAGTACCGAGAACATCACTCTCAATTGGTACTTTGGCAATGACCGTTCAATGCTCCTCTGCAATTGCATCTTCCGGATGGGTTGTGCGGCGGTACTCCTCTCGAACAAGAGAAAGGACCGCAAGCGATCCAAGTATCAGCTCATCCACACCGTCAGAACGCACAAGGGCGCCGATGATAACAGCTACAATTGCGTGTACCAGAAGGAGGACGGTGCGGGGAATGTCGGTGTCTCACTGGCGAGAGAGCTGATGGCGGTGGCGGGAGACGCTCTCAAGACCAACATCACCACCCTCGGCCCTCTGGTGCTGCCATTGACAGAGCAATTCAAGTTCCTGTTCACGCTGGCTAGGAGAAAGTTCCTACGGACGAGATTGAAGCCGTACATTCCGAATTTCAAGCTGGCGTTCGAGCACTTCTGTATTCACGCTGGTGGGCGGGCCGTGCTGGACGAGCTGCAGAAGAATCTGCAGCTGAGCGAGTGGCACATGGAGCCGTCGCGGATGACTCTGCACCGGTTCGGGAACACGTCGAGCAGCTCGCTCTGGTACGAGCTGGCTTACACGGAGGCGAAGGGACGCGTGGCGAGAGGTGATAGGGTGTGGCAGATCGCATTCGGGTCGGGTTTTAAGTGTAACAGCGCCGTTTGGAAGGCGCTGCGGGGAATATCGGTGGAAGGAGGAGAGTGGCGGGCTAACCCATGGCTCGACTGCGTTGATAGCTACCCTGTCAAGGTGCCTATGGCTTGA